In Capsicum annuum cultivar UCD-10X-F1 chromosome 7, UCD10Xv1.1, whole genome shotgun sequence, one genomic interval encodes:
- the LOC124885715 gene encoding uncharacterized protein LOC124885715: MASKNFSFPSPPIFSGENYLIWAIKMRTYLRVYDVGSGRGWRRGLSEVIFTRVMASDTAKEAWDKLKEEFQGSDKIRQIKVINLRREFEILRIKDSETIEEFSNKLMKVLVSFPERFEAKISSLEDSKDLTKLSLSELVHALQDQEQRRSLRLEEATETALQAKFKGKMQIQEEADSRNEVKNRENFPPCKYCRKTNHKEDDCRFKGKKPPLQCRYCNKLGHIERFCKVKKENNQQTQKPTFQKLKNRRSLYLWRWKKQD; the protein is encoded by the exons ATGGCTTCCAAGAATTTTTCATTTCCTTCACCCCCAATTTTTTCTGGTGAGAATTATCTAATTTGGGCTATCAAGATGAGAACATACTTGCGAGTATATGATGTGGGAAGTGGTAGAGGTTGGAGGAGAG GACTTTCGGAAGTAATTTTCACTAGAGTTATGGCGAGTGATACTGCAAAGGAGGCTTGGGACAAGTTGAAAGAAGAATTTCAAGGAAGTGACAAGATTAggcaaataaaagtgataaatctGAGAAGAGAATTTGAAATTCTCAGAATAAAGGATTCAGAAACTATTGAAGAATTCTCCAACAAGTTGATGAAG GTTCTTGTGAGTTTTCCCGAAAGATTTGAAGCAAAGATCTCCTCACTCGAAGATTCGAAGGATCTCACAAAACTATCACTTTCAGAACTTGTACATGCTCTTCAAGATCAAGAGCAAAGAAGATCCTTGAGGCTAGAAGAAGCTACTGAAACTGCTCTTCAAGCCAAGTTCAAAGGAAAGATGCAAATTCAAGAGGAAG CCGATTCTCGCAATGAAGTCAAGAATAGAGAAAACTTTCCTCCATGTAAGTATTGCAGAAAAACCAATCATAAAGAGGATGATTGTAGGTTTAAGGGGAAGAAACCACCTCTTCAGTGTAGATATTGCAATAAGCTTGGACATATTGAAAGATTTTGCAAAGTGAAGAAGGAGAACAACCAACAAACACAAAAGCCAACGTTTCAGAAGTTAAAGAACAGGAGGAGTTTATATTTATGGCGATGGAAGAAACAAGATTGA